In Marinobacter antarcticus, one genomic interval encodes:
- a CDS encoding YaeQ family protein codes for MALKATIFKATLNIADMDRHYYADHQLTIAQHPSENDERMMIRLLAFALNAREGLEFTKGLSTDDEPELWQKSLSDEIELWIELGLPDESRLRKACNRSRQVILYAYGGRAVPLWLEKHQNKLSRFRNLTIIELPAESTETLAGLAERNMNYQVTIQDGEVSFSNEGALASITPSTIFP; via the coding sequence ATGGCGCTCAAAGCAACCATTTTTAAAGCCACGCTCAATATCGCCGATATGGACAGGCACTATTATGCCGACCATCAGCTCACTATTGCTCAGCACCCGTCAGAAAATGACGAACGCATGATGATACGCCTGCTGGCCTTTGCACTGAACGCCCGTGAGGGACTCGAGTTCACAAAAGGCCTGAGCACAGACGACGAGCCAGAGCTCTGGCAGAAAAGCCTCAGTGACGAGATAGAGCTGTGGATTGAACTGGGCCTGCCCGACGAAAGCCGCCTGCGCAAAGCCTGCAACCGTTCACGCCAGGTTATTCTTTACGCCTACGGCGGCCGCGCCGTGCCGCTGTGGCTGGAAAAGCACCAGAATAAACTGAGCCGCTTCCGCAACCTCACCATTATTGAACTGCCGGCCGAATCCACAGAAACCCTTGCTGGACTGGCAGAACGCAACATGAATTATCAGGTAACGATTCAGGATGGCGAGGTCTCTTTCAGCAATGAAGGCGCGCTGGCGAGCATTACCCCCAGCACCATTTTCCCGTAA
- a CDS encoding bacterioferritin-associated ferredoxin, producing MYVCLCHGVTDRDIREAAENGVSSMRQLGEELGVGTQCGRCASTARGILRESRAPDYLALANILASPA from the coding sequence ATGTATGTATGCCTTTGCCACGGAGTCACAGACCGGGATATCCGTGAAGCTGCAGAAAACGGTGTTTCTTCCATGCGCCAGCTCGGTGAAGAGTTGGGCGTAGGTACCCAGTGCGGACGCTGCGCCTCGACAGCGCGCGGCATTCTGCGTGAAAGCCGCGCGCCGGATTACCTCGCTTTGGCAAACATCTTGGCAAGCCCCGCCTGA
- a CDS encoding HipA N-terminal domain-containing protein translates to MHGRLAGHLERIGSRVQFQYDAQYLKIGSAISMSLPLRSEPYESEGLCLPISAVFALRAG, encoded by the coding sequence ATGCATGGCAGGCTTGCAGGGCATTTGGAGCGGATTGGAAGCCGCGTTCAGTTTCAGTACGATGCTCAATACCTCAAAATCGGTAGTGCTATCAGCATGAGCTTACCCCTTCGTTCTGAGCCTTATGAGTCAGAGGGGTTGTGCCTCCCTATTTCAGCGGTCTTTGCTCTGAGGGCTGGCTGA
- the pepQ gene encoding Xaa-Pro dipeptidase, with protein sequence MPDTNLLSLQIDHVGILQGRYEEVLENHGYDSLLISSGAAPVRYGDDQSWQFQGYGPFLHWTGLAGFEHAWLLIRKGHKPLLSMHQPVDFWHASLELAQEPWLAEFELRFSEHRAAPALDSLGQLAVIGDPLLLADVSGEHNPGALCDAIDETRVHKTAYEIACLAHANRLAIAGHHAARDAFLAGASEFEINLTYQRATQQREADAPYHSIIGVNEHAGTLHYQCYDAAAPDKSRSLLIDAGVRYRGYCSDVTRTTAGVGEGRFGALVQGLEQLQFRLCKMVAPGVDYVDIHRRTHQGIAALLSAAGLVSGLSDEEMVSEGVTRAFFPHGIGHFLGVQVHDVAGKPVPSPADAPFLRLVRTLEPGMVVTIEPGLYFIPSLLEPLLSGPLGEHMNRALIKELQGCGGIRIEDNVVVTDSGSRNLTREAEA encoded by the coding sequence ATGCCTGACACCAATCTGCTGTCTCTTCAGATTGATCACGTGGGTATTCTGCAGGGCCGCTATGAGGAGGTTCTGGAAAACCATGGATATGACAGCTTGCTTATCAGTTCTGGCGCGGCGCCTGTGCGCTACGGAGACGATCAGTCCTGGCAATTTCAGGGTTATGGCCCGTTCCTGCACTGGACGGGGCTCGCCGGTTTTGAACACGCATGGCTGCTGATACGGAAAGGCCACAAGCCACTGCTCTCAATGCATCAGCCTGTTGATTTCTGGCACGCGAGTCTTGAGCTGGCACAGGAACCCTGGCTGGCGGAATTCGAGCTTCGCTTCAGCGAGCATCGCGCGGCGCCTGCGCTGGACAGCTTAGGCCAGTTGGCTGTTATCGGTGATCCGTTGCTGCTGGCGGATGTGTCAGGTGAGCACAATCCAGGCGCGCTTTGCGATGCGATTGATGAAACGCGGGTGCATAAAACAGCCTACGAAATAGCCTGCCTGGCCCACGCCAACAGGTTGGCCATTGCAGGGCATCACGCCGCCCGCGATGCGTTTCTAGCCGGTGCCAGCGAGTTTGAAATTAACCTGACATACCAGCGCGCAACACAGCAGCGTGAGGCCGATGCCCCTTATCACAGCATTATTGGTGTAAACGAGCATGCCGGGACACTGCATTACCAGTGCTACGACGCGGCAGCGCCCGACAAATCGCGCAGCTTACTGATTGATGCCGGAGTGCGTTACCGGGGCTATTGCTCCGACGTTACCCGCACCACCGCTGGTGTCGGGGAAGGGCGCTTTGGCGCGCTCGTGCAGGGCCTTGAGCAGTTGCAGTTCCGGCTATGCAAAATGGTAGCTCCGGGCGTTGACTATGTGGACATCCACCGCAGAACGCATCAGGGCATTGCCGCCTTGCTGAGTGCAGCAGGTCTGGTCAGCGGCCTGAGCGATGAGGAGATGGTATCCGAAGGCGTTACCCGGGCCTTTTTCCCCCACGGCATAGGGCATTTCCTTGGCGTTCAGGTACACGATGTTGCTGGCAAGCCGGTACCGTCCCCTGCTGACGCTCCCTTTCTTCGTCTGGTCCGAACGCTGGAGCCCGGCATGGTCGTTACCATTGAGCCAGGGTTGTATTTCATACCCTCCTTGCTTGAGCCGCTTCTTTCTGGCCCTCTCGGGGAACATATGAACCGTGCGCTGATTAAAGAATTGCAGGGATGTGGAGGAATACGGATAGAAGATAATGTGGTGGTTACCGATTCGGGATCCAGAAACCTGACCCGAGAGGCAGAGGCCTGA
- a CDS encoding CidA/LrgA family protein, with amino-acid sequence MSMLRGFLILVLFFLFGEALRLVFLIPVSGGVLGMILMTFTLMLRGRVSDALASSSQALISVLVLLIMPGVVGVFFMASQFSEQWLAVAAALLLGTFLSVLSTLLLMKSVVRLAARGHTND; translated from the coding sequence ATGTCGATGTTGCGCGGTTTTCTGATACTGGTTCTGTTTTTCCTTTTTGGCGAGGCGTTGCGGTTGGTGTTTCTGATACCGGTCAGCGGCGGTGTGCTCGGTATGATCCTGATGACGTTTACGCTAATGTTGCGGGGCAGGGTAAGCGATGCGTTGGCTTCGTCCAGTCAGGCGCTGATCTCGGTGCTGGTGTTGCTGATCATGCCGGGTGTGGTCGGGGTGTTTTTTATGGCATCACAGTTCTCAGAACAGTGGCTGGCCGTGGCGGCTGCATTGCTGCTGGGTACCTTTCTGAGCGTTCTGAGCACTCTTTTGTTAATGAAAAGCGTGGTTCGTTTGGCTGCTCGGGGCCACACAAATGACTGA
- the bfr gene encoding bacterioferritin yields MKGDKKVIQFLNKVLANELTAINQYFLHSRMYKDWGITKLAAKEYEESIDEMKHADQLIERILFLEGLPNLQDLNKLMIGENVEEMIACDLKIEHIAHVDLKEAILYCESVNDYTSRELFRSILDSEEEHIDWLETQLEMINLMGIQNYIQLQSAAAE; encoded by the coding sequence ATGAAAGGCGATAAGAAAGTCATCCAGTTTCTGAACAAAGTCCTTGCCAACGAGCTGACAGCCATTAACCAGTACTTCCTGCATTCACGCATGTACAAGGACTGGGGCATCACCAAGCTTGCGGCCAAGGAGTATGAAGAATCCATCGATGAAATGAAGCACGCCGATCAACTGATCGAGCGCATTCTGTTTCTGGAAGGCCTGCCCAACCTGCAAGACCTGAACAAGCTGATGATCGGCGAGAACGTTGAGGAAATGATTGCCTGCGATCTTAAGATCGAACACATCGCCCATGTCGATCTGAAAGAAGCGATTCTCTACTGCGAGTCCGTTAACGATTACACAAGCCGTGAGCTGTTCCGCAGCATTCTTGACAGCGAAGAAGAGCACATTGACTGGCTCGAAACCCAGCTGGAAATGATCAACCTGATGGGAATCCAAAACTACATTCAACTGCAATCTGCTGCTGCGGAGTAA
- a CDS encoding ABC transporter permease produces MLAFLVQRISQAVLVMFVISVIAFAIQDGLGDPLQEMVGMSVSLEEREALRDELGLNDSMVVQYLRFAGNAIQGDLGNSYFYGKPTLEVISEHLPATLELVIGSSLIIMLLSVPIGVYAAIRPQTLLSKFFMGVSTVGISIPVFLTAIVLIQIYSIGVTVEWFPVDTSWGQWLNGAVSTEGGLPSYGRGDELTHLFGTWYSGFFSKSGLLHLVLPCVSLASIMLPLFIRLIRAEMMEVLQSDYIRYARAKGLSAVRINFLHALKNTMLPVITVGGVQIGIMVAYTILTETVFQWPGVGLMFLEAITRSDIPLIVAYLMVVGLIFVITNTLVDLVYGLVNPTVKLTGKKA; encoded by the coding sequence ATGTTAGCGTTTTTGGTTCAGCGGATATCCCAGGCAGTGCTGGTCATGTTCGTGATCAGTGTGATCGCGTTTGCCATCCAGGATGGCCTGGGCGATCCACTTCAGGAAATGGTGGGTATGTCAGTCTCCCTGGAGGAGCGGGAAGCCCTGCGCGACGAGCTGGGGCTAAATGACTCCATGGTGGTTCAGTATCTGCGATTTGCGGGTAACGCCATTCAGGGGGATCTGGGCAACTCCTATTTTTACGGCAAGCCTACCCTTGAAGTGATTTCTGAACACCTGCCGGCGACTCTGGAGCTGGTGATCGGGTCCAGCCTGATCATCATGCTGTTGTCGGTGCCCATTGGTGTCTATGCCGCCATCCGGCCACAGACTTTGTTGTCCAAGTTCTTTATGGGTGTGAGTACCGTCGGGATCTCCATCCCGGTATTTCTTACGGCCATCGTTCTTATCCAGATATATTCCATCGGTGTAACCGTTGAGTGGTTCCCGGTGGACACCAGCTGGGGTCAGTGGCTGAACGGCGCTGTGAGCACCGAAGGCGGCCTGCCATCCTATGGCCGCGGCGATGAACTGACTCACCTGTTTGGCACCTGGTATTCCGGCTTTTTCTCGAAAAGTGGTCTGTTGCACCTGGTGCTGCCCTGTGTGTCTCTGGCGTCCATCATGCTGCCGCTGTTCATCCGCCTGATTCGTGCGGAAATGATGGAGGTGCTGCAGAGCGACTACATTCGTTACGCCCGGGCCAAAGGCCTGAGCGCGGTGCGGATCAATTTTCTTCACGCCCTCAAGAACACCATGCTGCCGGTCATCACCGTAGGTGGTGTGCAGATTGGCATCATGGTGGCCTACACGATTCTTACTGAAACCGTATTCCAGTGGCCGGGCGTCGGGCTGATGTTCCTCGAGGCCATAACTCGAAGCGATATTCCCTTGATCGTCGCCTATCTGATGGTCGTGGGTCTGATTTTTGTGATTACGAACACGTTGGTGGATCTGGTTTACGGGCTGGTGAACCCCACGGTTAAACTGACAGGTAAGAAAGCATGA
- a CDS encoding LrgB family protein: protein MTELAERFIAIPDILSASPIFAIGLTLSAFFAGNWLFARIGRPLWMPPVVLSAVMLAAVIAVLSVDYIRYQEGARWIAVLLGPATVALGIPLYQQIHHIRAMWLPIVVTLPLAATLAAVYAVVIAWAMGAPPEVLASLAPKSVTAPIAIGITEQLGGSVPLMMGGLLITGVVATLCVDLLAKWLPVDDERILGFALGLNGHAIGTARAFEISHTAGAFASLGMGLTGIFTALILPLVFRF, encoded by the coding sequence ATGACTGAGCTTGCTGAACGCTTTATCGCTATCCCTGACATTTTGTCTGCCAGCCCGATATTCGCAATAGGGCTCACGTTGAGCGCATTTTTTGCCGGCAACTGGCTGTTTGCGCGTATTGGCCGGCCGCTGTGGATGCCGCCGGTGGTCCTCTCGGCCGTGATGTTGGCGGCGGTTATTGCTGTTCTGTCGGTGGATTACATTCGCTATCAGGAGGGTGCTCGCTGGATAGCCGTGTTGCTGGGGCCCGCGACGGTGGCTTTGGGGATCCCGCTGTATCAGCAGATTCACCATATCCGGGCCATGTGGCTTCCGATCGTTGTCACGCTGCCTTTGGCGGCCACACTGGCGGCGGTCTATGCGGTGGTGATCGCTTGGGCGATGGGCGCTCCGCCAGAGGTACTGGCTTCGCTGGCACCCAAATCTGTGACGGCTCCGATTGCTATAGGTATCACCGAGCAGCTAGGTGGATCTGTGCCTTTGATGATGGGTGGTCTGCTAATAACCGGTGTGGTTGCGACATTGTGTGTCGACCTGCTGGCAAAGTGGCTGCCGGTTGACGATGAGCGAATTCTCGGTTTTGCCCTTGGTCTTAACGGCCACGCGATTGGTACGGCGAGAGCGTTCGAGATCAGCCATACAGCTGGTGCTTTTGCCTCCTTGGGTATGGGGCTTACGGGCATTTTTACCGCACTTATATTGCCCCTGGTTTTCCGGTTTTAG
- a CDS encoding ABC transporter ATP-binding protein, with the protein MTSPLVEIRGLEKRFDLSGSLLEQITFKNGRFQRKQEAVHAINGVDLQVQKGEALCVVGESGCGKSTIARTVMGLLSPSAGEVHYGGQRIDNLKGRDVLPYRRKMQMIFQNPYASLNPRMTIQQTLEEPIHFHRPDLARSEVRDKVQEVMASVGIDPDWGSRFGHEFSGGQRQRIAIARALAVDPEFIVADEPISALDVSIQAQVLNLLMDAQETRNLTYLFITHDLAVVEHFGTRVAVMYLGRVCELADTKTLFAAPRHPYTQALLSAIPKLADDRPNYIRLQGEVPTPVNLPSGCVFHGRCPYANERCRQEIPQLIATDGGAQVACHAVEEGRL; encoded by the coding sequence ATGACCTCCCCACTGGTAGAAATTCGCGGGTTGGAAAAGCGGTTTGATCTTTCTGGCAGCCTGCTAGAGCAGATCACCTTCAAAAACGGCCGTTTCCAGCGCAAGCAAGAAGCGGTGCATGCCATCAACGGTGTCGATCTGCAGGTACAGAAAGGTGAGGCGCTGTGTGTGGTGGGCGAATCAGGCTGCGGCAAGTCCACGATTGCCCGCACGGTTATGGGCTTGTTGTCGCCCAGCGCCGGAGAGGTTCACTACGGTGGCCAGCGCATTGATAATCTCAAAGGTCGGGATGTGCTGCCGTATCGCCGCAAAATGCAGATGATCTTCCAGAACCCCTACGCCTCTCTGAACCCGCGTATGACAATTCAGCAGACTCTGGAAGAACCGATTCATTTTCACCGCCCGGACTTGGCTCGCAGCGAGGTGCGCGACAAGGTTCAGGAGGTCATGGCGTCCGTGGGGATAGATCCGGACTGGGGCAGCCGGTTTGGCCACGAATTCTCCGGTGGCCAGCGCCAGCGCATTGCCATCGCACGTGCCCTGGCGGTGGACCCTGAGTTCATTGTGGCGGACGAGCCCATATCGGCACTGGATGTATCCATTCAGGCCCAGGTGCTGAACCTGCTGATGGACGCTCAGGAGACCCGCAATCTGACGTACCTGTTTATCACCCACGATCTTGCCGTGGTGGAACATTTCGGCACCCGGGTTGCTGTGATGTACCTGGGGCGTGTGTGTGAGCTGGCGGATACCAAAACGCTGTTTGCCGCGCCGCGCCATCCGTACACCCAGGCTTTGCTTTCAGCAATACCCAAGCTGGCAGACGACAGGCCCAACTACATTCGGCTACAAGGGGAAGTGCCAACGCCGGTCAATCTGCCATCCGGATGCGTATTCCATGGCCGGTGCCCTTATGCTAATGAGCGCTGTCGCCAGGAAATACCTCAGCTTATTGCTACTGACGGTGGTGCACAGGTTGCCTGCCATGCAGTGGAAGAAGGGCGGTTGTAA
- a CDS encoding ABC transporter permease, translated as MTTATLSRWDRFRESFLWYSFKRDKVAIVSFLVLLLMVLAAIFAPLLAPTDPYDLALINIMNSELPPVGMQGADPAFPLGTDSQGRDMLSTILYGTRVSLLIGFGAVVLQAALGILFGLLAGYLGGRVDSLLMRIADVQLSFSTLMVAIIVGAVFKASFGNLMFGEIAIYMLIFIIGIAEWPQIARTVRASVLAEKKKEYVDAAKVMGFRTNRIMFRHILPNTLSPIFVIATVQIANAIISEAALSFLGLGMPETQPSLGSLIKSGFDYIQSGSWWITLLPGLVLVVLVLVINLLGDWLRDVMNPRLYKG; from the coding sequence ATGACAACAGCGACTCTTTCACGCTGGGATCGCTTTCGCGAGTCCTTTCTCTGGTATAGCTTCAAGCGCGACAAGGTTGCGATCGTCAGCTTTCTCGTACTGCTGCTGATGGTGCTGGCGGCAATTTTCGCACCCCTGCTGGCCCCGACGGATCCTTACGATCTGGCGCTGATCAATATCATGAACTCGGAACTGCCACCGGTGGGTATGCAGGGCGCAGATCCGGCCTTCCCTCTGGGCACAGATTCCCAGGGCAGGGATATGCTCTCCACCATTCTTTACGGCACCCGGGTGTCGTTGCTGATCGGCTTTGGCGCTGTGGTGCTGCAGGCCGCGCTTGGCATTCTGTTCGGGCTGTTGGCGGGCTATCTGGGGGGCCGCGTAGATTCCCTCCTGATGCGTATTGCTGATGTTCAGCTTTCTTTCTCCACCCTGATGGTTGCCATCATTGTGGGTGCGGTATTCAAGGCCAGCTTTGGTAACCTGATGTTTGGTGAGATCGCCATCTACATGTTGATTTTCATCATCGGTATTGCCGAGTGGCCGCAGATTGCCCGCACCGTGCGCGCGTCCGTGCTGGCGGAGAAAAAGAAGGAGTATGTTGATGCTGCCAAGGTGATGGGCTTTCGTACCAATCGCATCATGTTCCGCCATATTCTGCCCAACACGCTTTCTCCGATTTTTGTTATTGCCACCGTACAGATCGCCAACGCGATTATTTCCGAGGCGGCCCTGTCGTTTCTCGGGCTTGGAATGCCGGAGACACAGCCTTCTCTGGGCTCGCTGATCAAATCCGGTTTCGACTACATTCAGAGTGGTTCCTGGTGGATTACCCTGCTTCCCGGCCTGGTGCTGGTCGTGCTCGTGCTGGTCATTAACCTGTTGGGTGACTGGCTGCGGGATGTTATGAACCCACGGCTGTACAAGGGCTAG
- a CDS encoding HipA N-terminal domain-containing protein, translating to MPPYFSGLCSEGWLKRVQAFEQRIDPEDSFTLLINNGKDLAGAVTIESFA from the coding sequence GTGCCTCCCTATTTCAGCGGTCTTTGCTCTGAGGGCTGGCTGAAGCGAGTACAGGCCTTCGAGCAGCGCATTGACCCCGAGGACAGCTTCACATTGCTAATCAATAACGGGAAAGATTTGGCAGGAGCGGTGACGATCGAGTCGTTTGCGTAA
- a CDS encoding LysR family transcriptional regulator, whose protein sequence is MEIRWLEDFMMLARTRHFSRAAELQHVSQPTFSRRIKLLEEAMGATLINRQTLPLSLTPAGERFLDLCQRVTRDVREVRSQIADMEAEVSARISVGSTQGLFSHFYQRWASDAGVADRLQLNLNATSWVGEQFLDALDGGECDLVLCYWHQDLPWSDRLGQGEYESIILAREWLVPVSVAADNGQPRFPLPGTAGQTVPLIGYHSRGFLQSAIESHLARIKESVNLLPLNENTQSASVKALVKQGFGMGWLPSRMTEKSEHFGSLTRAGDERWDVPLEIRLIRLREQRSDDFLTLWKTLENQHA, encoded by the coding sequence ATGGAAATACGCTGGCTGGAAGACTTCATGATGCTGGCACGCACACGCCATTTTTCGCGTGCCGCCGAACTGCAGCATGTAAGCCAGCCCACGTTCAGCCGTCGCATTAAACTGCTTGAAGAAGCCATGGGTGCTACCCTGATTAACCGGCAGACTCTGCCCTTGTCTCTGACACCGGCCGGGGAACGGTTTCTTGATCTATGCCAGCGGGTAACCCGGGATGTCCGCGAAGTCCGCAGCCAGATTGCCGATATGGAAGCGGAAGTGTCTGCGCGCATCAGTGTGGGTTCTACCCAAGGGCTTTTTTCCCATTTTTACCAGCGCTGGGCCAGTGATGCAGGCGTTGCAGACCGCTTGCAGCTCAATCTCAACGCGACAAGCTGGGTGGGGGAGCAATTTCTGGATGCTCTCGACGGCGGCGAATGCGATTTGGTGCTGTGTTACTGGCATCAGGATTTGCCCTGGAGTGACCGACTTGGCCAGGGCGAGTACGAATCAATCATTCTTGCCCGCGAGTGGCTGGTCCCAGTGAGTGTTGCAGCGGATAACGGCCAGCCCCGGTTTCCTCTGCCGGGAACCGCAGGCCAGACGGTGCCGCTGATTGGCTATCATTCGCGGGGATTTTTGCAGTCTGCAATTGAATCGCATCTGGCGCGGATTAAAGAATCCGTAAACCTCCTGCCACTGAACGAAAACACCCAGTCTGCAAGCGTCAAGGCGCTGGTCAAGCAGGGCTTTGGAATGGGCTGGCTGCCCAGCCGGATGACGGAAAAGAGCGAGCACTTTGGCAGTCTGACGCGGGCTGGCGACGAACGCTGGGATGTCCCATTGGAAATCCGCCTTATCCGCCTGCGTGAGCAACGCTCAGACGACTTTTTAACTCTCTGGAAAACACTGGAAAACCAACATGCCTGA
- a CDS encoding ABC transporter substrate-binding protein has translation MKKLLAALVGTLALATAPVALSAEATKELKMAYDADPVTLDIHEQLSGGILQLSHMSFDPLVRWTKDLGFEARLAESWARIDDKTMRFKLREGVKFHSGNELTTKDVKFTYDRLKESQDFKAIFKPFSGINVIDDYTFELVTSEPFPLLLNTATYIFPLDSEFYSGETADGKKKSAILKHGNSFASGHLSGTGPYMVTSRQQGVRMEFERFADYWDEDSPGNVKKIVLTPIKENNTRVSALLSGGVDFIAPVPPTDLERIKRDKDTSLVTMSGTRIILFHLNQERVEAFKNPKVRQAVAYAINQEGIAAKIMKGFATPASQLSPVGYQGHNESLKLRYDVEKAQQLMKEAGYEDGFTITMMAPNNRYVNDDKIAQAAAAMLARINIKVDLKTLPKAQYWPEYDNRSGDMMLIGWHADTEDSANFYEFLTFCPETDSGAGQYNAGNYCNPEIDALVEKANVETDVEKRTAMLQEVEKRLYDDAAFVPLHWQDLAWASKKNVKIEPVLNVMNFPFLGDLVVE, from the coding sequence ATGAAAAAACTACTTGCAGCTTTAGTCGGTACCCTGGCGCTGGCCACGGCTCCTGTTGCTCTTTCTGCCGAGGCGACGAAAGAGCTTAAGATGGCGTACGACGCTGATCCGGTTACCCTCGATATTCACGAGCAGCTCTCTGGTGGCATTCTGCAGTTGTCCCATATGTCTTTTGATCCGCTGGTGCGCTGGACAAAAGATCTTGGCTTTGAGGCCCGCCTGGCAGAAAGCTGGGCGCGCATTGATGATAAAACCATGCGTTTCAAACTCCGTGAAGGGGTGAAGTTCCATTCCGGTAACGAACTCACCACCAAGGATGTGAAGTTCACTTACGACCGCCTGAAAGAAAGCCAGGATTTCAAGGCCATCTTCAAGCCGTTCAGTGGCATTAATGTCATTGATGATTACACCTTTGAGCTGGTGACCAGCGAGCCCTTCCCGCTGCTGCTCAATACCGCTACCTACATCTTTCCGCTGGACAGCGAGTTCTATTCCGGCGAGACAGCCGATGGCAAGAAGAAGAGCGCTATTCTGAAGCACGGCAACTCGTTTGCTTCCGGTCACCTGTCCGGCACGGGTCCCTACATGGTCACGTCACGCCAGCAAGGCGTACGCATGGAGTTTGAGCGCTTCGCGGATTACTGGGATGAAGACTCTCCCGGCAACGTGAAGAAAATCGTGCTGACTCCGATCAAAGAAAACAACACCCGCGTTTCTGCGCTCTTGTCTGGCGGCGTGGACTTTATCGCTCCGGTGCCGCCTACGGATCTTGAGCGCATCAAACGCGACAAGGACACGAGTCTGGTTACCATGAGTGGCACCCGCATTATTCTGTTCCACCTGAATCAGGAGCGGGTCGAGGCCTTCAAGAATCCGAAGGTACGCCAGGCCGTAGCCTATGCCATCAATCAGGAAGGCATTGCCGCCAAGATCATGAAAGGCTTTGCCACGCCCGCATCCCAGTTGTCACCGGTTGGCTATCAGGGCCACAACGAATCCCTCAAGCTGCGTTATGACGTGGAAAAAGCCCAACAGCTGATGAAAGAAGCCGGTTACGAGGATGGTTTCACCATCACCATGATGGCGCCGAACAATCGCTACGTGAATGATGACAAGATCGCTCAGGCCGCCGCCGCCATGCTGGCGCGCATCAACATCAAGGTAGATCTCAAAACCCTGCCCAAGGCACAGTATTGGCCCGAGTACGACAATCGCTCGGGGGATATGATGCTGATTGGCTGGCACGCAGATACCGAGGACTCTGCCAACTTCTATGAGTTCCTGACTTTCTGCCCGGAAACCGACAGCGGCGCTGGCCAGTACAACGCCGGTAACTATTGCAACCCGGAAATTGATGCGCTGGTTGAGAAAGCCAACGTTGAAACCGATGTGGAAAAGCGCACCGCCATGCTGCAGGAAGTGGAAAAGCGCCTGTATGACGATGCTGCTTTCGTTCCGCTGCACTGGCAGGATCTGGCGTGGGCGAGCAAGAAGAACGTGAAGATTGAGCCGGTTCTGAACGTGATGAACTTCCCCTTCTTGGGCGACCTGGTCGTAGAGTAA
- a CDS encoding ABC transporter ATP-binding protein translates to MKSDTPLLEVKDLDVRFAVRGGDLTALRGISFSLDKGERLGLVGESGAGKSVAAFSILNLIARPGYIAGGQILFEGRDLAAMSERELRKIRGNRIAMIFQDPMMTLNPVLRIGTQMVEAIKAHRQTSTKAARDIALSKLRKVQIPSPEKRLDQYPHELSGGMRQRVIIAIALLLDPEIIVADEPTTALDVTIQAEIMALLLDLCEQENVALMLITHDLGVVSQVTQRMLVMYSGRIIEQGPTREIINDAQHPYTQGLINALPQMGEPGARLFQIPGSMPSLKNVPTGCPFHPRCNFATDQCRQTMPEYVRSGNVDVACYEVSNLIEQEKQMQEAGS, encoded by the coding sequence ATGAAAAGCGACACGCCACTGTTGGAAGTAAAAGATCTGGATGTTCGGTTTGCCGTGCGCGGCGGCGATCTCACGGCCCTGCGCGGTATCAGCTTCAGCCTCGACAAGGGCGAGAGGCTGGGCCTGGTGGGGGAATCTGGTGCCGGTAAATCTGTTGCGGCTTTCTCGATCCTCAACCTGATTGCCCGCCCGGGTTATATTGCCGGCGGGCAGATTCTGTTCGAAGGCCGAGACCTGGCTGCCATGAGCGAGCGGGAGCTGCGCAAGATTCGCGGTAACCGCATTGCCATGATTTTTCAGGATCCGATGATGACGCTTAACCCGGTGCTGAGGATTGGGACCCAGATGGTTGAGGCCATTAAGGCTCACCGCCAGACCAGCACGAAAGCAGCGCGGGATATTGCGCTGAGCAAGCTGCGCAAGGTGCAGATTCCCTCGCCGGAAAAACGGCTGGACCAGTATCCCCACGAGTTGTCGGGTGGTATGCGCCAGCGGGTGATTATTGCCATTGCCCTGTTGCTGGATCCGGAAATCATCGTTGCCGATGAGCCCACCACGGCGCTGGATGTGACGATACAGGCAGAGATCATGGCGCTGCTGCTGGATCTGTGTGAGCAGGAAAATGTAGCGCTGATGCTGATCACTCACGATCTGGGTGTTGTATCCCAGGTAACCCAGCGCATGCTGGTGATGTATTCCGGCCGCATTATCGAGCAGGGGCCAACGCGGGAGATCATCAACGATGCCCAGCACCCCTATACCCAGGGATTGATTAATGCATTGCCGCAGATGGGCGAGCCCGGTGCGCGGCTGTTCCAGATTCCCGGTTCCATGCCGTCCCTGAAAAACGTACCGACCGGCTGCCCGTTCCATCCGCGCTGCAATTTCGCTACCGATCAGTGCCGGCAAACCATGCCCGAGTACGTGCGCTCCGGGAACGTGGATGTGGCGTGTTACGAGGTCAGCAACCTGATTGAGCAGGAGAAGCAGATGCAGGAGGCCGGATCATGA